Part of the Sphingorhabdus pulchriflava genome is shown below.
AGTCCATTAAAATATTTATATGAGTGAGGCCCATCGCCATAGTCATCTAACACCCATGCAAGCAACGCACTTAGCCTATGACCTCCATCAATTACAAATATATGAGATTTCGGTCCCCACAGAATGACAGCAGGTATCAACTCACCGTCAAGAAAACTTTCAATCAATGTTGATATTTGATTTGGTGACCATTGCGTAGTTTCACGTTGAAAATCAGGTTTTCTCAAAAGCTTAGGAAGCCAAGCCCCTTCACCAGCTAAATCTTTTAATGCGATTTCAGCAAAATTGTTCGGGGACTGCGTTACCTCACTTTGATCGATTGAAGCGAAGTCTGATCTTTTGATCATCGCATCTAGATTAACCGTCCCCGCCATGACATCTCCACAACCAAATCTATAATAACATAACGTAAGTGATATTTTTATTTCAATCAACGATGTAATCAGATGCAACAGTAATGGGTTGCGGTTCCACTCCAGTGAGACTTCCTCTATTTCGCCCCTACCCCACCCCCATCAACTGCGACGGAAACGGCACCGCCAACGCTCGCGCTTCGGCGGCATTGCCCTCCAGCCAGCGGGCATAATCGCTTTCGTGCAGGATCACCGGCATCGCCTTTGGGTGTAGCGGCGCAACCAGCGGGTTGGGTTCGCAGGTCAGAAAGGCAAAGACCTTTGCCCCCGCGGCATCCAGCCGCCACAGCCCGGCAAAGGCGCCGATAGGGCGTTCCTTTAGCGTGAACCAATGCTCCTCCCGCCCTGCGCCGATCTTTGGCTCGGCAAAGCGGGCGAAGGGGACGAGGCAGCGTTGCTGCGGCTTTGCCAGCATCGATCGCCAGAAGGGACTATCGAGGTTGCGGATGTTGGTGACATATTTGGTCACGCTGGTCCCCGGCCTTTTGCCCGGCAGTGCCAAGGGCACGCCCCATGCCATGACATCGGCAAAGGCCCCCGCGCCCGCCTGCCGCACCACCCATGCCCTGCGCCGGGGCCAGACCTCTTCCTCGACCGCGTCTGCCTCTGCCTCTGGTGGCAGCGGGGCTTTCAGATCCCATGCGATAAATTCGCGCCATGTCGAAAGCTCTGCCTGGATTTCGGGGCTGTTGGCGTAGTGGTTGCACATAGGGTGGATGGTAAAGGCTGACAGCCAGATTGCAATCGAGCGCCCCTCTCTCCCCTTGCGGGAGAGATAGACTTGGCTTGGCGGCAAAGGCGCCTAGCAAGTCTTGAGAGGGGTGACGCGCCCCCCAACCGCGCACCCTCTCTAACTCCGCCTAAGCAGCAAGCTGCCAAGGCGTCCTATCCTCTCCCGTGAAGGGAGAGGATGTCAGCCTTCCGACCAAAGTCGGCCCCGCCCCCTCTTGCCCCTGCCCCCCCATCGCGCTAAGGCGCCCGCGATAGTCGAATCTCCCGCTTCTGCGCTGGTTTGACGGCCCTCACCGACCGGTTTTCGCGCTGGCGGTTTACAGCAGGCGCCGTCTTCCCCAATCCCGCGCATGGGCACCGAACACAGAAGGGGTAATTTACCATGACCGCCGTTGGACAAGACTCGCTTGGCACCCGCTCGACGTTGAACGTCGGGGGCAAATCCTATGCCTATTATTCCTTGAAAAAGGCGGCGGAAAAGCTGGGCGATGTGTCGCGCCTGCCGTTCAGCATGAAGGTGCTGCTCGAAAATCTGCTGCGCTTTGAAGATGGCGGCTTCACCGTTTCCACCGCCGATGCGCAGGCACTGGTCGATTGGCAGAAGAACCCGAGCGAAAGCCAGAATGAAATCCAGTATCGCCCCGCGCGCGTGCTGTTGCAGGATTTCACCGGCGTGCCTTGCGTGGTTGACCTCGCGGCGATGCGCGATGCGATTGCGAAGCTGGGCGGCGATACCAGCAAGATCAACCCGCTGGTCCCCGTCCACCTCGTCATCGACCACTCGGTGATGGTCGACGAATTCGGCCACCCCAAGGCGTTCGAACAGAATGTGGAAATCGAATATTACCGCAATGGCGAACGCTATGACTTCCTGAAATGGGGTTCGAAATCGCTGGATAACTTCAAAGCGGTTCCCCCGGGCACCGGCATCTGCCACCAGGTGAACCTTGAACATATCGCGCAGGCGGTGTGGACCTCGACCGATCAGGATGGCGCAACCGTCGCCTACCCCGACACCTGCGTGGGCACCGACAGCCACACCACGATGATCAACGGCCTGGGCGTGCTCGGCTGGGGCGTAGGCGGCATCGAGGCAGAAGCCGCGATGCTGGGCCAGCCGGTATCGATGCTGATCCCCGAAGTTGTCGGTTTCAAGCTGACCGGATCGCTGGCCGAAGGCATCACCGCGACCGACCTTGTGCTCACCTGCACCCAGATGCTGCGTGCGCATGGCGTGGTTGGCCGCTTCGTCGAATATTATGGCCCGGGCCTTGCCTCGCTGACGCTCGCCGATCGCGCGACGCTCGCCAATATGGCACCCGAATATGGCGCGACCTGCGGCTTCTTCGGGATCGACGACAAGACGCTCGATTATATGCGCCTGACGGGCCGCAGCGAAGAGGCTGTTGCGCTCGCCGAGGCCTATGCCAAGGAGCAGGGTTTCTGGATCGATCCTTCGGTTGAGCCGATTTTCTCCTCGACGCTCGAACTCGACATGTCGACCGTGCAGCCTTCGCTCGCCGGGCCGAAGCGGCCGCAGGACAAGGTCGTGCTGCAGCAAGTCGACGATGTGTTCAATGCGGACCTCGCCGAAGTCTACAAGCATGACGGCTTCAAGCGCGTGCCTGTCGAGGGCAAGAGCCACGACATCGGCGACGGCGACGTTGTGATTGCGGCGATTACCTCGTGCACCAACACCTCGAACCCGGGCGTGCTGGTGGCCGCCGGCCTTGTCGCAAAGAAGGCGAATGAGCGCGGGCTGAAGCCCAAGCCTTGGGTGAAGACCTCGCTCGCGCCGGGATCGCAGGTTGTCACCGACTATCTGGTGAAGGCTGGCCTGCAGGAGCATCTCGACGCGGTTGGCTTCAACCTGGTCGGCTATGGCTGCACCACCTGCATCGGCAACTCCGGCCCGCTGGCCGAGCCGATTTCGAAGGCGATCAACGGCAATGATATTGTCGCCGCCAGCGTGATTTCGGGCAACCGCAACTTCGAAGGCCGCGTCTCGCCCGACGTGCGCGCAAACTTCCTGGCATCGCCGCCGCTGGTCGTCGCTTATGCGCTCAAGGGCACGGTGACCGAGGATTTCACCACCACCCCGATCGGCAAAGGTTCCGACGGTGCGGACGTGTACCTCAAGGATATTTGGCCTTCAAATCAGGAGATTAACGACCTGATGACCGCCAATGTCAGCCGCGACATGTTCCTCAGCCGTTATGCGACGGTCTATCAGGGCGACGAACATTGGCAGGCGATCCAGGTCGAGGGGTCGGAAACCTACCAGTGGCGCGCAGGCAGCACCTATGTCGCCAACCCGCCCTATTTCGAGGGGATGAGCATGACCCCGGCCCCGGTTTCGGACATCATCGAAGCCAAGCCGCTCGCCATCCTCGGCGATTCGATCACCACCGACCACATCAGCCCCGCCGGCAGCATCAAGGCAGACAGTCCCGCCGGAAAATGGCTTATGGAACATCAGGTTAGCAAATCCGACTTCAACAGCTACGGCGCCCGCCGCGGCCACCATGAGGTGATGATGAGGGGCACGCTGGCGAATATAAGAATCAAGAACGAAATGGTCCCCGGAATCGAAGGCGGCATGTCGCGTTACGGCGATGGTCCGGCCGAGCCGATTTACGACGTCGCCATGAAGCATAAGGCCGATGGCACCGCGATGATCATTGTTGCAGGCAAGGAATATGGTACGGGTTCATCGCGCGACTGGGCGGCGAAGGGCACAAACCTGCTCGGCGTCAAGGCTGTGATCGTCGAAAGCTTCGAGCGTATCCACCGTTCGAACCTCGTCGGCATGGGTGTACTGCCGCTGCAGTTCAAGGAAGGCGAAAACCGCCAGAGCCTTGGCCTCAATGGCGATTGCAGCTTTACAATCACCGGCGTCGCCAATCTGAAGCCGCGCCAGACGGTGACGGTCAAGGTCATCCGCAAGGATGGCTCGACCTTCAATTTTGACGCGCTCTGCCGCATCGATACCGCCAACGAGCTCGAATATTTCCTCAACGGCGGCATTTTGCACTATGTGCTTCGGAAGTTGGCTGCCTGATCAGCCGCCACCCATAAGAGTTAAGAGGGCCGCGTCACTCGCGGCCCTTTTTTGTTTCAGGCTGCGTCTTCGATCCGCACCAGCAACGCCTCGACCTGCACCTGCGCACCGGCGACGGCGTTAAGCTCTGCCACCACGCCATCAAAGGGCGCGGTAAGCGTGTGCTCCATCTTCATCGCTTCAAGGGTGAGGAGTTTCTGCCCCTTGGTCACAGTCTGCCCTGCCGCCACATCAACCGCTATGATGCGCCCCGGCATGGGGGAGAGGATCGTGCCGTCACCTGCAACCCCGCCATGCGCGCCTTCATGGCGGTCGAGCGTGTAGCGGCGGGCAAAGCCGCCAGTAAAAGCGAGCACATCGCGAGCAGGTTCGGCAGCATTCACTTCGTCGAGAGGCACTTCATAGACAGCGCCCGCATCATCGCGCAGCCGAGCAACCGCATGCGGGGCCGCGTTCAGGCGGAAGCCGAGTGCACCGCTCCACGGCCCTTCGCCGGGGCTGGCGGCGAGCAAAGCTGCGACTTCGGTCAGTTCCTCAACCTCGGCCTCAATCGGGTGCACCAGTTCATCGCCATCGCGCCCGATCAGGCCGGTATCGACATCGCCTGACAGAAACTCCGGATGGCGCAGCAAATTGCCGAGGAATCCGGCATTGGTGCGCACCGGCCAGACTTCGGTGTCGTCAATGCCCGCCTCGAGCCGTGCGATAGCCTCGTCGCGAGTAGAACCATGGGCGATCAGCTTGGCGATCATCGGATCGTAGAATGGTGAGACTTCGCCGCCCTGCTCCACCCCGGTATCAACGCGCAGACTATCGGGCAGCACCAGATGTTCGAGCTTGCCGATTGAGGGGAGAAAGCCCCTCTCCGGATCCTCGGCATAGAGCCGCGCCTCCATCGCCCAGCCGTTGATGCCAAGCTGTGCCTGCGTCAGCGGAAGTCGCTCTCCTGAAGCAACGCGCAACTGCCATTCGACCAGATCGACGCCGGTAATCGCTTCAGTCACCGGATGTTCGACCTGCAGGCGGGTGTTCATTTCCATGAACCAGATGCGATCGGCGCGAAGCCCTTCGCTGGCATCAGCAATGAACTCGATCGTGCCCGCCCCGACATAGTCGACCGCCTCGGCGGCGCGAACGGCGGCGGCGCAGAGCGCCTCGCGCGTTGCGGCATTCATACCCGGCGCGGGGGCTTCCTCGATCACCTTCTGGTGGCGGCGCTGCAGCGAGCAGTCGCGTTCGAACAGGTGGACGATCTGGCCGTGACTGTCACCGAACACCTGCACCTCGATATGGCGCGGGCGCTGGATATATTTCTCGATCAGCACATGATCGTTACCGAACGAAGCCGCAGCTTCCCGACGGCAACTGGCGAGGGCATCGGCAAAATCCTCCGGCCGTTCGACCAGCCGCATCCCCTTGCCACCGCCGCCTGCAACCGCCTTGATCAGCACCGGATAGCCAATGCCGTCGGCCTGAATGGCGAGGAAGCCCGGGTCCTGATTGCTGCCCATATAGCCCGGCGTCACCGGAACGCCCGCTTGCTGCATCAACTGCTTGGCCGCATCTTTCAGGCCCATTGCAGTTATGCTCGCAGGATTGGGTCCAACCCAAACCAGCCCGGCATTGATAACACGCTGCGCAAATTCGGCATTTTCGGAGAGAAAGCCATAACCCGGATGGATTGCCTCCGCGCCAGTTACGCGGGCAATGTCGATGATCTTCTCACCCACCAGATAGCTTTCACGCGCTGCGGAAGCACCGATATGCACGGCATCGTCCGCCATTCGCACATGCAGCGCATTGGCATCGGCATCCGAATACACCGCAATGGTACGGATACCCATGGCGCGTGCGGTGCGAATGATCCGGCAAGCAATTTCGCCGCGGTTGGCGATGAGGAGGGATTCGATCATCTGCATTACATCCTGAACACGCCAAAACCGCGCTCTTCAACTGGAGCATTCAGCGTCGCTGCCAGCGCCAGCCCGAGCACATCGCGGGTCTGCGCGGGGTCGATTACCCCGTCATCCCACAACCGCGCGGTCGCATAATAGGGGTTGCCTTCATCCTCATATTTCTG
Proteins encoded:
- a CDS encoding acetyl/propionyl/methylcrotonyl-CoA carboxylase subunit alpha → MIESLLIANRGEIACRIIRTARAMGIRTIAVYSDADANALHVRMADDAVHIGASAARESYLVGEKIIDIARVTGAEAIHPGYGFLSENAEFAQRVINAGLVWVGPNPASITAMGLKDAAKQLMQQAGVPVTPGYMGSNQDPGFLAIQADGIGYPVLIKAVAGGGGKGMRLVERPEDFADALASCRREAAASFGNDHVLIEKYIQRPRHIEVQVFGDSHGQIVHLFERDCSLQRRHQKVIEEAPAPGMNAATREALCAAAVRAAEAVDYVGAGTIEFIADASEGLRADRIWFMEMNTRLQVEHPVTEAITGVDLVEWQLRVASGERLPLTQAQLGINGWAMEARLYAEDPERGFLPSIGKLEHLVLPDSLRVDTGVEQGGEVSPFYDPMIAKLIAHGSTRDEAIARLEAGIDDTEVWPVRTNAGFLGNLLRHPEFLSGDVDTGLIGRDGDELVHPIEAEVEELTEVAALLAASPGEGPWSGALGFRLNAAPHAVARLRDDAGAVYEVPLDEVNAAEPARDVLAFTGGFARRYTLDRHEGAHGGVAGDGTILSPMPGRIIAVDVAAGQTVTKGQKLLTLEAMKMEHTLTAPFDGVVAELNAVAGAQVQVEALLVRIEDAA
- the acnA gene encoding aconitate hydratase AcnA, with product MTAVGQDSLGTRSTLNVGGKSYAYYSLKKAAEKLGDVSRLPFSMKVLLENLLRFEDGGFTVSTADAQALVDWQKNPSESQNEIQYRPARVLLQDFTGVPCVVDLAAMRDAIAKLGGDTSKINPLVPVHLVIDHSVMVDEFGHPKAFEQNVEIEYYRNGERYDFLKWGSKSLDNFKAVPPGTGICHQVNLEHIAQAVWTSTDQDGATVAYPDTCVGTDSHTTMINGLGVLGWGVGGIEAEAAMLGQPVSMLIPEVVGFKLTGSLAEGITATDLVLTCTQMLRAHGVVGRFVEYYGPGLASLTLADRATLANMAPEYGATCGFFGIDDKTLDYMRLTGRSEEAVALAEAYAKEQGFWIDPSVEPIFSSTLELDMSTVQPSLAGPKRPQDKVVLQQVDDVFNADLAEVYKHDGFKRVPVEGKSHDIGDGDVVIAAITSCTNTSNPGVLVAAGLVAKKANERGLKPKPWVKTSLAPGSQVVTDYLVKAGLQEHLDAVGFNLVGYGCTTCIGNSGPLAEPISKAINGNDIVAASVISGNRNFEGRVSPDVRANFLASPPLVVAYALKGTVTEDFTTTPIGKGSDGADVYLKDIWPSNQEINDLMTANVSRDMFLSRYATVYQGDEHWQAIQVEGSETYQWRAGSTYVANPPYFEGMSMTPAPVSDIIEAKPLAILGDSITTDHISPAGSIKADSPAGKWLMEHQVSKSDFNSYGARRGHHEVMMRGTLANIRIKNEMVPGIEGGMSRYGDGPAEPIYDVAMKHKADGTAMIIVAGKEYGTGSSRDWAAKGTNLLGVKAVIVESFERIHRSNLVGMGVLPLQFKEGENRQSLGLNGDCSFTITGVANLKPRQTVTVKVIRKDGSTFNFDALCRIDTANELEYFLNGGILHYVLRKLAA
- a CDS encoding SOS response-associated peptidase family protein → MCNHYANSPEIQAELSTWREFIAWDLKAPLPPEAEADAVEEEVWPRRRAWVVRQAGAGAFADVMAWGVPLALPGKRPGTSVTKYVTNIRNLDSPFWRSMLAKPQQRCLVPFARFAEPKIGAGREEHWFTLKERPIGAFAGLWRLDAAGAKVFAFLTCEPNPLVAPLHPKAMPVILHESDYARWLEGNAAEARALAVPFPSQLMGVG